A window from Sphingobacterium hotanense encodes these proteins:
- a CDS encoding glutamine synthetase III family protein translates to MSNSRFKAVEEATKHIFAAKTNVTAERAVNIYGKNVFTILKMREYLPKTVYKELTSFIDEGKQITRDMAEYIAQAMKAWAIENGTTHYTHWFQPLTGSTAEKHDSFFEPDSDGSAIEKFTADALVQQEPDASSFPNGGIRNTFEARGYTAWDPSSPAFIFETSAGKTLCIPTVFVSYTGESLDYKAPLLKAIASIDKAATEVAQYFDKSVTKVNASLGIEQEYFLVDLALYNARPDLQLTGRTLFGHMSAKGQQLEDHYFGAIPERVLAYMVDLENEALKLGIPLKTRHNEVAPSQFECAPMFEEINLAIDHNQLLMNVMEQVALRHNFKVLLHEKPYSGVNGSGKHNNWSLITNTGVNLLSPGKTPKNNLMFLTFFVNTIKAVFEHADLLRASIASHSNDHRLGANEAPPAIISIFLGSQLDEILEEVESARVAKKVKSEANLWHGIPKIPDLKLDNTDRNRTSPFAFTGNKFEFRAVGSSANSALPMTVLNAIVATQLIEFKTEVDKQIKKGTKKDLAILNVVRKYIKDSKAIRFEGNGYSEEWEIEAAARGLSNIKSTPKSLDVYVTPESLELFEALGIYTKRESEARHEILLENFFKKLQIEARVIGEVVTSQIAPACLTYQNELIQNVKGLKDLGLPKESYSSQLNYLERISKHVNTILEKAEEMRQARKKANTIDDVREKAIAYDEVVKPFFDEIRYHVNKLEKLVDDAKWPLPKLRELLFIH, encoded by the coding sequence ATGTCAAACAGCAGATTCAAAGCAGTTGAAGAAGCAACGAAACACATTTTCGCTGCAAAAACAAACGTCACAGCAGAAAGAGCAGTAAACATCTATGGAAAAAACGTATTCACCATCCTCAAGATGAGAGAATACTTACCTAAGACTGTTTACAAGGAACTTACTTCATTTATTGACGAAGGGAAACAGATTACACGTGATATGGCTGAATATATTGCACAAGCAATGAAAGCTTGGGCGATAGAAAATGGCACAACACATTACACGCACTGGTTTCAACCGCTTACAGGATCTACTGCAGAGAAACATGACTCATTCTTTGAACCGGATTCAGATGGAAGTGCTATCGAAAAGTTTACCGCAGATGCACTTGTACAACAAGAACCAGATGCATCTTCTTTTCCGAATGGTGGAATTCGTAATACTTTTGAAGCAAGAGGTTATACGGCATGGGATCCCTCCTCTCCTGCTTTTATCTTTGAAACATCAGCTGGCAAGACTTTATGTATCCCTACCGTATTCGTTTCTTATACTGGCGAATCATTAGACTATAAAGCTCCTTTATTGAAAGCAATTGCATCGATTGATAAAGCAGCGACTGAAGTAGCTCAGTATTTTGATAAATCAGTAACGAAGGTGAATGCATCGTTGGGTATCGAGCAAGAGTATTTTTTAGTTGATTTAGCACTATATAACGCACGTCCGGACCTTCAACTTACTGGACGCACATTATTTGGCCACATGTCGGCAAAAGGACAACAATTAGAAGATCACTATTTCGGCGCAATTCCGGAACGTGTACTTGCTTATATGGTTGATCTTGAGAATGAAGCATTAAAATTGGGTATCCCTTTAAAAACTCGTCACAATGAAGTTGCTCCTTCGCAATTTGAGTGTGCACCGATGTTTGAAGAAATTAACTTGGCGATTGATCATAACCAATTGTTGATGAACGTGATGGAGCAAGTTGCATTGCGTCATAACTTTAAGGTATTATTACATGAGAAACCTTATAGCGGTGTCAACGGATCTGGTAAACACAATAACTGGTCATTAATCACGAATACTGGCGTCAATTTGCTTTCACCAGGCAAAACTCCAAAGAATAACTTAATGTTCTTGACATTCTTCGTGAATACAATTAAAGCAGTATTCGAACATGCAGATCTATTACGTGCTTCTATCGCTAGCCATTCAAACGACCACCGTTTGGGAGCTAATGAAGCTCCTCCTGCGATTATTTCCATCTTCTTGGGCTCTCAGTTAGATGAGATATTAGAGGAGGTTGAATCGGCTCGTGTTGCGAAAAAAGTAAAATCTGAAGCGAATTTATGGCACGGTATCCCTAAGATTCCAGATTTGAAATTAGATAATACCGACAGAAACCGTACTTCACCATTCGCATTTACAGGAAATAAATTTGAGTTCCGCGCTGTGGGTTCGTCTGCTAATTCGGCATTACCAATGACGGTATTGAATGCCATCGTTGCTACGCAATTGATCGAGTTCAAAACTGAGGTAGACAAACAGATCAAAAAAGGAACAAAGAAAGACCTTGCAATCTTAAACGTCGTTCGTAAATACATTAAAGATTCCAAAGCTATACGTTTTGAAGGTAATGGATATAGCGAGGAATGGGAAATTGAAGCTGCAGCTCGCGGTTTATCAAATATCAAGTCTACACCTAAATCTTTAGACGTTTATGTTACTCCAGAATCATTGGAATTATTCGAAGCATTAGGAATTTACACTAAACGTGAATCTGAAGCTAGACACGAGATATTATTGGAAAACTTCTTCAAAAAGCTTCAAATCGAAGCGCGCGTGATTGGCGAAGTGGTAACAAGTCAAATTGCTCCGGCATGTTTAACCTATCAAAACGAATTGATACAGAACGTTAAAGGATTAAAGGATCTTGGCTTACCGAAAGAGTCTTATAGCTCTCAATTAAATTATCTAGAACGTATTTCGAAACATGTGAATACAATTCTAGAGAAGGCTGAAGAAATGCGCCAAGCTCGTAAAAAAGCAAACACAATTGATGACGTTCGCGAGAAAGCAATCGCCTACGATGAGGTGGTTAAACCATTCTTTGATGAAATCCGCTATCATGTGAATAAGTTAGAAAAGCTAGTTGATGATGCGAAATGGCCTCTACCAAAATTAAGAGAGCTATTGTTCATTCACTAA
- a CDS encoding MBL fold metallo-hydrolase, producing the protein MKLYTIDTGFFKLDGGAMFGVVPKSIWQKTNPADSNNLCTWATRLLLIEDGKRLTLVDTALGDKQDAKFFGHYFLHGDDTLDKSLAKYGFHREDITDVILTHLHFDHCGGAIVREGEKLVPAFKNARFWSNEKHWNWATIDPNPREKASFLKENILPIQESGQLNFLSEEQPQYDNSITMRYAYGHTEAMMLPQLEYKGKTLLYMADLLPSVGHIPLAYVMSYDVRPLVTMDERKSYWQEIVDNEYILILEHDAQHECCTLQHTEKGIRLKDTFRLSDIV; encoded by the coding sequence ATGAAATTATATACAATTGATACGGGATTTTTTAAACTTGATGGTGGAGCAATGTTTGGCGTTGTACCAAAGTCAATTTGGCAAAAAACAAATCCGGCCGATAGTAATAATCTATGTACTTGGGCAACACGTCTTCTGTTAATTGAGGATGGCAAGCGTCTCACCCTGGTGGATACTGCGCTAGGTGATAAACAAGATGCAAAATTCTTCGGACATTATTTCCTTCACGGAGATGATACGCTAGACAAATCTTTAGCAAAATATGGCTTTCATCGAGAAGATATCACAGATGTGATATTAACTCATTTACACTTTGACCATTGTGGTGGTGCGATCGTGCGCGAAGGCGAAAAATTGGTTCCGGCATTCAAGAATGCTCGCTTTTGGTCAAATGAGAAACATTGGAATTGGGCAACTATTGACCCAAATCCACGGGAAAAAGCTTCCTTTTTAAAAGAAAATATACTGCCAATTCAAGAATCGGGTCAACTTAACTTTTTATCTGAAGAACAACCACAATACGACAATTCTATAACAATGCGTTATGCCTACGGACATACCGAGGCCATGATGCTTCCACAATTAGAGTACAAAGGAAAAACGCTGCTTTATATGGCAGATCTTCTTCCCTCCGTTGGCCATATTCCCTTGGCATACGTGATGAGTTACGATGTAAGACCATTGGTAACTATGGATGAAAGAAAATCGTATTGGCAAGAAATCGTGGATAATGAATATATTCTTATTCTCGAGCATGATGCACAGCACGAGTGCTGCACTTTGCAACATACAGAGAAAGGAATACGTCTTAAAGATACTTTTAGGTTGTCGGATATCGTTTAA
- a CDS encoding helix-turn-helix transcriptional regulator, whose amino-acid sequence MAVDIKKRFDRIVNILIQLQSKRVIRAQELSDRFEVSLRTIYRDIKSLEQAGVPIIGEAGTGYSIMEGYKLPPVSFSKEEALSFVATEKLTQKFLDKESAKQYGSAMLKIKSILKNHDKDLLSTVESQIIMREQSMPPFLEQVPHALSSTLESISLQKQLVVRYQGIQDEEGRLRTIEPIGIYHDGGFWYIVAYCLYRDDFRQFRSDRIQEATLTDQIFSKKHISIAEYIEKHRQTNHPKTRIKLLVANRLANYLKWERKHYGFVAEKNIGDFIEMTFESRDIENEFPRWLMMFADFVKILEPVELKRNLTSLLEKSIININK is encoded by the coding sequence ATGGCGGTAGATATTAAAAAGCGTTTCGATCGAATTGTAAATATACTCATTCAGCTACAATCAAAGAGAGTCATCCGCGCGCAAGAACTTTCGGATCGTTTCGAAGTGAGCTTAAGAACAATCTATCGAGATATAAAAAGCTTAGAGCAGGCTGGTGTTCCGATAATCGGAGAAGCAGGTACTGGCTATTCCATTATGGAAGGATACAAACTGCCACCTGTTAGTTTTAGCAAAGAAGAAGCCTTATCTTTCGTTGCAACAGAAAAACTTACCCAAAAGTTCCTAGATAAAGAAAGTGCTAAGCAATATGGCTCTGCAATGCTTAAAATCAAATCTATCCTCAAAAACCACGACAAGGATTTGCTTTCCACTGTGGAGAGTCAGATTATTATGCGAGAGCAGTCGATGCCTCCCTTTCTTGAACAGGTACCGCATGCCCTAAGTAGCACATTAGAAAGTATTTCACTTCAAAAACAACTGGTCGTTAGATATCAGGGAATACAAGATGAGGAAGGCCGACTGAGGACAATAGAACCGATTGGAATTTATCACGATGGTGGATTTTGGTATATTGTTGCTTACTGCCTCTATCGAGATGACTTCCGTCAATTTAGAAGTGATCGGATTCAAGAAGCTACTTTAACAGATCAAATTTTCAGCAAGAAACATATTTCCATTGCAGAATATATTGAAAAACATCGTCAAACAAATCACCCTAAAACTCGGATTAAACTTCTTGTAGCGAATAGACTCGCTAACTATTTGAAGTGGGAAAGAAAACATTACGGATTTGTTGCTGAAAAAAACATTGGTGACTTTATAGAAATGACTTTTGAAAGTAGAGATATCGAAAATGAATTTCCGCGATGGCTAATGATGTTTGCTGATTTCGTAAAGATTCTTGAACCGGTGGAATTGAAAAGGAATTTGACAAGTTTGTTAGAAAAATCGATAATAAACATAAATAAATGA
- a CDS encoding RagB/SusD family nutrient uptake outer membrane protein, whose amino-acid sequence MKIEILKNTWKYLFMFFTCLSTISCDFDVLDTVPSDRYSEDAIWDDPALIETYVSSTYRSLPNGFRYSFYNLSVMVDELNARNNSWLYAYWGGNLTADNLGIANYWSSVPTGTNTNQNYWTTINRTNIFFQNIERERSKEMVQETKDRMLGEMKVMRAKCYFELISLFGGVPLITKPFKLNDDFKLKRNTYDEIMSFLLKEIEEAIELLPLDYDAANKGRITKGAAMALKSRALLYRASPLNNTKNDRSMWEAAANAAKDVIDLKKYSLFRDYRTYFLEENIYNSEAIWQRPFNQLISPEAVYLELASYPNGYNGFGQIHPLQNLVDDFETIRGLLPENDPLFNDQDPYKDRDPRFYATILHDGMMWKGREVETFLPGGKDSNEGSVSPWNASETGYYPRKFVNERINNPSSTNMSQTPWTFFRYAEILLNYAEANYFLGNEAVAREYLNFVRARESVNMPAIPSNVTGKALFDRIVNERRVELVFEMHRWYDVRRWKIAPEVLNTDFLRMDIRRDPTTGKKTYKKVVWKKAVFTDKDYLLPVPQDELDKNELLTQNPGYN is encoded by the coding sequence ATGAAAATTGAAATATTAAAGAATACTTGGAAGTATTTATTCATGTTTTTTACATGTTTGTCAACAATATCCTGTGATTTTGATGTACTTGACACGGTACCTAGCGATCGTTATAGCGAAGACGCTATTTGGGATGATCCTGCTCTAATTGAAACATATGTATCTAGTACATATCGCTCGCTACCTAATGGATTTAGGTATAGTTTTTACAATTTATCCGTTATGGTCGACGAATTGAATGCCAGAAACAATTCTTGGCTTTATGCTTATTGGGGCGGAAATTTGACAGCGGATAATTTGGGAATTGCAAATTATTGGAGTAGTGTGCCGACAGGTACAAATACAAATCAAAACTATTGGACGACTATCAACCGTACAAATATCTTCTTTCAAAATATTGAGAGAGAACGAAGTAAAGAGATGGTTCAGGAAACTAAGGATCGAATGCTAGGTGAAATGAAAGTAATGCGTGCGAAGTGTTATTTTGAGCTGATTAGTCTATTCGGTGGAGTTCCACTAATTACTAAACCATTTAAATTGAACGATGACTTCAAATTAAAGCGTAATACGTATGACGAAATAATGTCCTTTCTTTTAAAGGAAATTGAGGAGGCTATCGAGCTATTGCCATTGGATTATGACGCCGCCAATAAGGGGCGAATTACGAAAGGTGCTGCCATGGCTTTAAAATCCCGCGCATTACTTTATCGCGCGAGCCCCTTGAATAACACGAAAAACGATCGATCAATGTGGGAAGCTGCAGCAAATGCAGCAAAAGATGTTATTGATTTGAAGAAATACAGTTTATTTAGAGACTATAGAACTTACTTTCTAGAAGAGAATATATATAATTCCGAAGCTATTTGGCAACGTCCATTTAATCAGTTGATTAGCCCAGAGGCAGTTTATTTGGAATTAGCATCTTATCCAAATGGGTATAACGGCTTTGGTCAAATTCATCCTTTACAGAATTTAGTTGATGATTTCGAGACAATTCGTGGATTGCTACCAGAGAATGACCCTCTATTTAATGATCAAGATCCATACAAAGATCGCGACCCTCGGTTTTATGCTACCATTTTGCACGATGGGATGATGTGGAAAGGTCGTGAAGTAGAAACTTTTTTACCAGGTGGTAAAGATTCAAATGAGGGATCAGTGTCCCCTTGGAATGCATCGGAAACAGGTTATTATCCAAGGAAGTTTGTAAACGAGCGTATCAATAATCCGAGCTCTACAAATATGTCTCAAACTCCTTGGACCTTTTTTCGGTATGCTGAGATACTACTGAATTATGCTGAAGCAAATTATTTTTTGGGAAATGAAGCCGTAGCTCGTGAATATTTGAACTTTGTAAGAGCTCGCGAAAGCGTTAATATGCCAGCAATACCGTCTAACGTCACTGGAAAAGCACTGTTTGATCGCATTGTAAATGAAAGACGAGTTGAATTGGTCTTTGAAATGCACAGATGGTATGATGTCAGACGTTGGAAGATCGCTCCAGAAGTTTTAAATACAGATTTTTTGAGAATGGATATCCGCAGGGACCCTACTACGGGTAAGAAGACTTACAAGAAAGTGGTATGGAAAAAAGCTGTATTTACAGACAAAGATTATTTACTTCCTGTGCCACAAGATGAATTGGATAAAAATGAATTATTGACGCAAAATCCTGGGTATAATTAG
- a CDS encoding SusC/RagA family TonB-linked outer membrane protein, which produces MRKINLVLIVPLLTFSFKSNAVHDFPAGSNVSKLRHWIQQNVQGTVTALDTNEPLVGVTVSLKGKQGSAVTNSEGKFTISAERGDVLIFSMLNFVKQEIVIDDQIQRLSIKLERSSEGLDEVVVVGYGVQKKATLTGSVASVQGDVLKRSPAVSVTNSLAGLMPGLVATNRSGEPGSDVSSLLIRGVNTTGSTSPLVVVDGIQNPPGWQRINQNDIESVNILKDASAAIYGAQAANGVILITTKRGKSGKPIINYSMNMGLNQPTRTPKLANSALFAEYVNDLLVQGGQSPRYTEEEIAKFKSGSDPNYPNIDWFQEVLKNISTQQIHNLNLRGGSEKVRYSISGSYTNQNSIFKKGIHDYDGFTVRSNIDADVTNNFTVSVDLNSVYNNRIRPGTQDAWYWLNALPFVPVYYENGLPSAGIENGYNPAVMVTDAAGKNTLNDKNYNIKGGFNWKILKVEGLELNGYLVYTDGYAYDKRWRTPWTVYNYDRSTDEYIPMTGGAIVSPDLAIRTDKTDGIFYNLKLSYTRTFKDHFISAFIAGEQSSSKSNYQRTFRRNFLSTSIDEMFAGDPATQESDGMSYDFGRQSLFGRVSYNYKEKYLIDFNARYDGSFAFAPKKRFGFFPGVSVAWIASKDLFPESEIINELKVRGSVGQLGNDAINPYQYLASYNLGLQYGYHFGQTPKSSLGAVPNVTPNPDITWEVATISNIGLDASFMNRAFELTFDVFKQKRSNILALRVLEIPAYTSLSLPTENIGEVENTGIETSLKYNRFASDDFKFSVGGNFGFSKNKVLSLSEADNVPAYQKAEGKLVGADLFYQATGIFRTEEELANSPIFPGSKVGDLRYKDVNENGIIDAGDRVRMDRSNIPQITFGLNANLQYKNFSMFINFAGQAKAWQYFHQNARIAVNGLEDLIANRWQPGSLDSKYPRIPTLSEPGEPSGLKSTFWLQNASFVRLKTLELGYDLDPILVSKLKMSSARIFVNGNNLFTISEIKWYDPEGSSDRGTFYPQSKVFNLGLSVGF; this is translated from the coding sequence ATGAGAAAAATCAACTTAGTACTTATTGTACCACTTTTGACATTCTCATTTAAATCAAATGCAGTACATGATTTTCCTGCTGGATCCAATGTTTCAAAATTGAGACATTGGATCCAGCAGAATGTTCAAGGGACTGTTACTGCATTAGATACAAATGAGCCATTAGTTGGTGTTACAGTTTCTTTGAAAGGTAAGCAAGGAAGTGCAGTAACAAATTCCGAAGGGAAATTCACAATTTCTGCAGAGCGTGGAGATGTTCTTATTTTTTCTATGTTAAATTTTGTCAAACAGGAAATCGTCATCGATGACCAGATCCAACGCCTTAGTATTAAGCTAGAACGTTCAAGTGAAGGTCTTGATGAGGTTGTGGTTGTGGGATATGGCGTGCAGAAGAAGGCTACACTTACCGGTTCAGTGGCATCGGTCCAAGGGGATGTGTTGAAACGAAGTCCGGCGGTAAGTGTTACAAATTCTCTTGCCGGTTTAATGCCAGGTTTAGTTGCGACGAATCGTTCTGGAGAACCTGGAAGCGATGTTTCATCTTTACTCATCCGAGGTGTAAATACCACTGGAAGTACTAGTCCGTTAGTGGTTGTTGATGGGATTCAGAATCCTCCAGGTTGGCAGAGAATTAATCAAAATGACATTGAATCAGTCAATATATTAAAGGATGCATCGGCTGCTATTTATGGTGCTCAAGCGGCCAATGGAGTCATTCTAATCACAACAAAGCGTGGCAAGTCCGGAAAGCCGATAATTAACTACTCAATGAATATGGGCTTAAATCAACCTACTAGGACTCCGAAATTGGCAAATTCAGCTCTTTTTGCAGAGTATGTTAATGATTTACTAGTTCAAGGAGGTCAGAGTCCGCGATATACTGAGGAAGAAATAGCAAAGTTTAAAAGTGGGTCTGATCCGAACTATCCAAACATCGATTGGTTTCAAGAAGTTCTCAAAAACATTTCAACTCAGCAGATTCACAACTTGAATTTGCGCGGAGGTAGTGAGAAAGTTAGATATTCGATTTCTGGCTCTTATACTAATCAGAACAGTATTTTCAAAAAAGGAATACACGACTATGATGGATTTACCGTTCGGTCAAACATTGACGCGGATGTAACTAATAATTTTACTGTCTCTGTAGATTTAAATTCAGTTTATAATAACAGGATTCGTCCAGGGACTCAAGATGCGTGGTATTGGTTGAACGCTTTGCCTTTCGTCCCTGTTTACTATGAGAATGGCTTGCCTTCCGCTGGGATCGAAAATGGATACAATCCCGCCGTAATGGTAACTGATGCTGCCGGAAAGAATACTCTAAATGATAAAAACTACAATATTAAAGGAGGATTCAACTGGAAAATTCTAAAAGTTGAAGGTTTGGAGCTAAATGGCTATTTGGTTTACACCGATGGTTATGCATATGACAAGCGCTGGAGAACTCCATGGACGGTATACAATTACGATCGATCTACTGATGAATATATTCCCATGACAGGCGGCGCTATTGTTTCTCCTGATTTGGCAATTCGTACGGACAAAACTGACGGGATTTTTTACAATCTCAAATTAAGTTATACTAGAACGTTTAAAGATCATTTTATAAGCGCCTTTATCGCAGGAGAGCAGTCAAGTTCTAAATCAAATTATCAACGCACGTTTAGAAGAAATTTCTTGTCGACTTCCATTGATGAAATGTTCGCTGGTGATCCAGCAACTCAAGAGTCGGATGGAATGTCTTACGATTTTGGTCGGCAAAGTTTATTTGGACGGGTGAGTTACAATTACAAGGAAAAATATTTAATTGATTTTAATGCCCGATATGACGGCTCGTTTGCTTTTGCGCCGAAAAAACGTTTTGGTTTCTTTCCAGGGGTTTCTGTGGCATGGATTGCTTCTAAAGACCTATTTCCAGAATCCGAAATAATCAATGAATTGAAAGTTAGAGGTTCAGTGGGGCAACTTGGTAATGATGCAATAAATCCATATCAGTATTTGGCTTCATACAATTTAGGATTGCAATATGGATATCATTTTGGACAAACTCCCAAGTCAAGTTTAGGAGCAGTGCCAAATGTTACACCAAATCCTGATATTACTTGGGAAGTCGCTACAATTTCAAATATCGGCTTAGATGCGTCTTTCATGAATCGGGCTTTTGAGTTGACTTTCGATGTTTTCAAGCAAAAGAGGTCTAATATTCTTGCACTACGTGTTTTAGAAATCCCCGCATATACATCTTTATCGTTGCCAACGGAAAATATTGGCGAGGTGGAGAATACTGGGATTGAAACTAGTTTAAAATATAACCGTTTTGCATCCGATGACTTTAAGTTTTCAGTAGGCGGGAATTTTGGATTTTCGAAAAATAAGGTGCTAAGCCTTAGTGAAGCGGATAATGTTCCTGCTTACCAAAAAGCGGAGGGAAAATTAGTTGGTGCAGACCTGTTTTATCAAGCAACTGGTATTTTCAGAACAGAGGAAGAGCTCGCAAATTCGCCAATTTTTCCTGGCTCAAAAGTTGGGGACCTACGGTATAAAGACGTCAATGAGAATGGGATAATTGATGCAGGAGACCGTGTCAGGATGGACCGATCTAACATACCTCAAATAACATTCGGATTAAACGCTAATCTCCAATACAAGAATTTTTCGATGTTCATAAATTTCGCAGGACAGGCAAAAGCTTGGCAATACTTTCATCAAAATGCCAGGATTGCAGTTAATGGATTAGAAGACCTCATTGCGAATCGTTGGCAGCCAGGTAGCTTAGATTCTAAATATCCGAGGATCCCGACATTAAGTGAGCCGGGAGAACCAAGTGGATTGAAGAGTACCTTCTGGTTGCAAAATGCATCATTTGTTAGGCTTAAGACTTTAGAATTGGGATATGATCTGGATCCCATCCTAGTTTCGAAACTAAAAATGAGTAGTGCTCGAATCTTTGTAAATGGAAATAATCTATTTACAATTTCAGAGATAAAGTGGTATGATCCAGAAGGTTCTTCTGATAGAGGCACATTCTACCCACAGAGTAAAGTGTTTAATTTAGGTTTAAGTGTCGGATTTTAA
- a CDS encoding alpha/beta hydrolase family protein, producing the protein MRIFTRIPSLFMFGTSALIFTSSIHPPSNPINMSKNNDSIPTIVNDSDVDVLANGLKLEAAKQFKKFIAPQNIQQWQTRKNAINQFIQEKTNYKRFHDLPLKYTEHKTTKLEGFELKNITFQTRPNSLTTANLYIPDGNGPFSAVLVMMGHSRNGKFYDNYQLVGQDLAKNGYVALLVDPWGAGERSTEHLNFEYHGSHMGGHLIDLGETLMGMQITDNLRAIDLLESLSYVDKNLIGATGASGGGNQTMWITAVDERIKAAVPVVSVGTFESYVMNANCICELLPDGLTFLEESEILGLIAPRKLSLFNALHDSNKAFFPSEMFRSYRTANHIYKLHNAETNFSYQLFNTTHGYWAEQRRAMISWFNENLLDKTATKNTNHASLTTLSQETLQVFDQGKRLPEVLSTQAYCQQTAKDILNNFDPKKINREQHLLQLQKQLQIDLTSPTQYESTKAIINDTWDRYDIKFPNGNELLALISKPSKAKKFKLIFAADIPKGQLNDSVRRYRDQGFAVVLADLTGLGINSTSVGQKFDKGLPKHHTLSRSQHWLGRNMMGIWTEQITHLANFVKQKFNAQEIHIHGNKELGVASILAAALNNQIDEVETYDSPISYLVRKARLDSFYSQAIHIPSIINWGDLTLAAALAPADIRMYNLRDIAGDPLSQSDIEEVQGKIASIKTTQKSKSKAKLN; encoded by the coding sequence ATGAGAATATTCACAAGAATACCTTCATTGTTTATGTTTGGAACTTCAGCATTAATTTTCACTAGTTCCATCCACCCACCCTCCAACCCAATCAACATGTCAAAGAACAACGACAGCATCCCGACAATCGTCAATGATTCTGATGTAGACGTCTTGGCCAACGGCCTAAAACTCGAAGCTGCCAAGCAATTTAAAAAGTTCATAGCGCCGCAAAACATACAACAGTGGCAAACTCGTAAAAATGCCATCAATCAGTTTATTCAAGAAAAGACCAACTATAAACGATTTCACGATCTACCACTAAAATATACCGAACACAAAACCACCAAACTCGAAGGGTTTGAGCTCAAGAATATCACCTTCCAAACTCGTCCTAATTCGCTTACTACTGCCAATCTTTATATACCAGATGGCAACGGACCATTCTCTGCGGTGCTTGTCATGATGGGCCATTCCAGAAATGGAAAGTTCTATGACAACTACCAACTTGTAGGTCAAGATCTCGCCAAGAATGGCTATGTTGCATTGCTCGTCGATCCATGGGGCGCCGGCGAACGATCCACGGAACATCTTAATTTTGAATATCATGGTTCTCACATGGGAGGCCATTTAATTGATTTAGGTGAAACCCTAATGGGCATGCAAATAACTGATAACCTGCGTGCCATTGACCTCCTAGAGTCCCTATCCTATGTAGATAAAAACTTGATCGGTGCGACCGGTGCAAGTGGCGGTGGCAACCAAACCATGTGGATTACAGCAGTCGACGAACGGATTAAAGCCGCCGTACCTGTCGTTTCCGTAGGCACCTTTGAATCCTATGTGATGAATGCCAATTGTATTTGCGAATTGCTTCCAGATGGACTCACATTCCTTGAGGAATCTGAGATTCTCGGATTGATAGCTCCGCGAAAGCTTAGCTTATTCAATGCCCTTCATGATAGCAATAAAGCCTTCTTTCCAAGCGAAATGTTTAGGTCATATCGAACAGCAAATCACATTTATAAGCTACACAACGCAGAAACAAATTTCTCTTATCAACTGTTCAACACCACACACGGATATTGGGCAGAGCAGCGTCGCGCGATGATTTCATGGTTCAACGAAAATCTACTCGATAAAACAGCAACAAAAAACACAAACCACGCTTCGCTCACAACGCTTAGCCAAGAAACCCTCCAGGTATTCGACCAAGGAAAGCGTTTGCCAGAAGTACTAAGTACGCAAGCCTATTGCCAACAAACAGCAAAAGATATACTGAACAACTTCGATCCTAAAAAAATAAATCGAGAACAGCATCTTTTGCAACTTCAAAAGCAACTTCAAATTGATCTAACAAGTCCAACTCAATACGAGAGCACAAAGGCTATCATCAACGATACATGGGATCGATATGATATCAAATTTCCAAATGGAAATGAACTACTTGCGTTAATCAGCAAACCTTCAAAAGCAAAGAAATTTAAGCTCATATTCGCAGCAGACATACCGAAAGGCCAACTAAATGACAGCGTGCGAAGATACCGTGACCAAGGCTTTGCTGTCGTTCTAGCCGATCTTACCGGACTAGGAATTAATAGTACCTCCGTTGGTCAGAAATTCGACAAAGGATTACCAAAGCATCATACCCTCTCCCGCTCGCAACATTGGTTGGGACGGAATATGATGGGTATTTGGACTGAGCAAATAACGCACCTGGCAAACTTTGTAAAGCAAAAATTCAATGCGCAAGAAATCCATATTCATGGCAACAAGGAATTGGGTGTCGCCTCTATTCTAGCGGCGGCCCTAAACAATCAAATTGACGAAGTTGAAACTTACGATTCGCCAATCAGTTATCTTGTTCGAAAAGCCAGATTAGATAGTTTTTACAGCCAAGCTATTCACATTCCAAGTATCATCAATTGGGGAGATCTAACCCTCGCTGCCGCATTAGCACCTGCCGATATTCGTATGTACAATCTTCGTGATATCGCTGGAGATCCGCTTTCGCAATCTGACATTGAGGAAGTCCAAGGAAAAATAGCTTCGATCAAAACAACGCAAAAATCAAAAAGTAAGGCCAAGCTCAATTAA